Proteins from a genomic interval of Coccinella septempunctata chromosome 2, icCocSept1.1, whole genome shotgun sequence:
- the LOC123307204 gene encoding MRG/MORF4L-binding protein-like, translating into MDDIEWTIVNEGQLLDAMVGHKPVGLNKHFQMALICEKFGNSINKDVDPEKIWKHLGTMYNLAALDDQESIPFPNIEKEFALPEDDFGSLMLTKKNNGENDISKSLMETPSRNSKDAAHREVSSSIRDSKKDSEKTKSVMRNRNSNSTKNKTDETPKTYKRPLRGSFKLEEESSNGNMSPTPNKRRRII; encoded by the exons ATGGATGATATAGAATGGACTATTGTGAATGAAGGTCAACTCTTGGATGCAATGGTTGGACACAAACCAGTCG GTCTAAATAAGCACTTTCAAATGGCATTGATATGCGAGAAATTTGGAAACAGTATCAATAAAGATGTAGATCCTGAAAAAATTTGGAAACATTTAGGTACCATGTATAATTTAGCTGCTCTCGATGATCAGGAGTCAATTCCATTCCCAAATATCGAAAAAGAATTTGCATTGCCTGAAGATGACTTTGGTTCATTGatgttgacaaaaaaaaataatggagAAAATGATATTTCTAAATCGCTTATGGAAACCCCTAGTCGTAATTCAAAAGATGCAGCCCACAGGGAAGTTAGCAGTAGTATCAGAGATTCCAAAAAAGattcagaaaaaacaaaatcagTCATGAGGAATCGAAATTCCAATAGTACTAAAAATAAGACTGATGAAACGCCAAAAACCTACAAACGACCATTGAGGGGAAGCTTCAAGTTGGAAGAGGAAAGTTCTAATGGAAACATGAGTCCAACACCAAATAAACGCAGGAGAATCATTTGA